A portion of the Deltaproteobacteria bacterium genome contains these proteins:
- a CDS encoding iron-containing alcohol dehydrogenase, giving the protein MMTQTYQFKTPSVIVNGPGAAKEVGSFAKGLGKKALIVTDVALEKIGLLNDIKNSLEMAGISFAIYDKVVTEPTMDFAEEGLKIFKEVQAEFLIAVGGGSPIDAAKGIAALATNPGKMSDFAGANKIPRPGAPLIAIPTTAGTGSEVSQFTIITDTTRDVKMLIASLNIMPRVALVDPLMTLTMPQKITAATGLDALTHAIEAFVSVKAQPITDTLALQAIRFIAGNIRQAWSNGDNVEARTNMMIGALQAGMAFSNSSVALVHGMARPIGAYFHVPHGISNAALLPTVIEFSIPGNPKRYAEIAEAMGEITEGLSVLDAAYLAADAVEGLNVDLKVPTLRELGVEEKKFNSIVEQMAADAIASGSPGNNPRKATQ; this is encoded by the coding sequence ATGATGACCCAAACTTATCAATTTAAAACTCCATCTGTAATCGTGAACGGGCCCGGAGCTGCTAAAGAGGTGGGTTCCTTCGCCAAGGGCCTCGGAAAAAAAGCTCTGATCGTTACTGACGTGGCTCTGGAAAAAATCGGTCTTCTCAATGACATCAAGAACTCGCTGGAAATGGCGGGAATTTCTTTTGCCATTTACGACAAGGTAGTTACCGAGCCAACGATGGATTTTGCGGAAGAGGGGCTGAAGATTTTCAAGGAAGTCCAAGCAGAATTTTTAATTGCCGTGGGAGGGGGCAGCCCTATAGATGCGGCCAAAGGCATTGCGGCCCTGGCCACAAACCCGGGAAAGATGAGTGACTTTGCCGGAGCGAATAAGATTCCTCGCCCGGGGGCTCCCCTGATTGCTATCCCGACTACGGCCGGGACTGGCAGCGAAGTTAGCCAGTTTACCATCATCACCGACACCACCCGGGACGTAAAGATGCTCATTGCCAGCCTCAATATCATGCCGCGGGTGGCATTGGTTGATCCTTTGATGACGCTGACGATGCCCCAGAAAATCACAGCGGCTACGGGTCTCGATGCCCTCACCCACGCCATTGAGGCTTTTGTTTCGGTAAAGGCTCAACCGATAACCGATACCCTCGCCCTTCAGGCGATCCGGTTCATTGCTGGCAATATTCGGCAGGCCTGGTCCAATGGGGATAATGTCGAAGCTCGGACGAACATGATGATCGGCGCTCTGCAAGCCGGGATGGCCTTTTCCAACTCCTCCGTTGCTTTGGTGCACGGGATGGCCAGGCCCATCGGAGCCTATTTCCATGTTCCTCACGGGATCTCGAATGCCGCCCTCCTTCCTACGGTTATCGAATTCAGCATTCCAGGGAACCCGAAACGTTATGCTGAAATCGCCGAGGCCATGGGCGAAATTACCGAGGGACTTTCTGTTCTCGATGCGGCTTATCTCGCGGCCGATGCAGTAGAAGGGTTAAATGTAGACTTGAAAGTTCCTACCTTAAGAGAACTGGGAGTGGAGGAGAAAAAGTTCAATTCCATAGTGGAACAGATGGCAGCGGATGCGATCGCCAGCGGAAGCCCGGGGAACAATCCGAGAAAAGCAACCCAGG
- a CDS encoding aminotransferase class I/II-fold pyridoxal phosphate-dependent enzyme, giving the protein MTIPTAERMSRIGTETAFAVSLEASQLGRQGKKIYPFHLGDMNIITPANVMAAATEAMRKGKTGYAPTAGIPELREALAKDVGAARKLNLTADNVSIQPGGKPTIGKFIMVAMNPGDKVLYPNPGYPIYESQIEFHGGVGIPYGYKEGRDGFILDMEAIRNDIQAGAKILIYNNYQNPTGASSPKEEMEELARLVVKNDLFVLSDEAYFDIRYRGEPMSIASLPGMAERTVILYTFSKKFAMTGWRLGAAIGPARFIDHISKINVNDESCANHFVQYGALAGLQGGSEGPNFIVATLRERRDVLVDLLNAIPGIKCFKPEATFYVFPNVTGAMRRTGVGDVEEFRKLCLHETGVSFCTRRHFGRPLPGETEQYVRFAYSGIDGPLIKEGLAKLTDFLYRFPST; this is encoded by the coding sequence ATGACTATCCCCACTGCTGAACGGATGAGCCGGATCGGAACAGAGACCGCTTTTGCGGTTTCGCTGGAGGCCAGCCAGCTGGGGCGGCAGGGCAAGAAAATTTATCCCTTTCACCTGGGCGATATGAACATCATCACGCCCGCGAATGTGATGGCCGCCGCCACCGAGGCCATGAGGAAAGGAAAGACGGGTTATGCCCCCACCGCCGGAATCCCCGAGCTGCGCGAAGCCCTGGCCAAAGATGTGGGCGCAGCCCGCAAGCTGAATCTCACGGCCGACAATGTATCCATCCAGCCCGGCGGCAAACCGACCATCGGAAAGTTCATCATGGTGGCGATGAATCCTGGCGACAAAGTGCTCTACCCGAATCCGGGCTACCCGATCTACGAATCACAAATCGAATTTCACGGCGGCGTGGGTATTCCTTACGGTTACAAGGAAGGCAGGGATGGCTTTATCCTCGACATGGAGGCGATCCGCAACGACATCCAGGCGGGGGCCAAAATCCTCATTTATAACAATTACCAGAATCCCACCGGAGCCTCCTCGCCGAAGGAAGAAATGGAGGAATTGGCCCGGCTCGTTGTGAAGAACGATCTCTTCGTTCTATCGGATGAGGCGTACTTCGACATTCGTTACCGCGGTGAACCGATGAGCATCGCCAGCCTGCCCGGCATGGCCGAACGGACGGTCATCCTGTACACGTTCAGCAAGAAATTTGCCATGACCGGATGGCGATTGGGAGCGGCCATCGGTCCGGCCAGGTTTATCGACCACATTTCCAAAATTAACGTGAATGATGAATCTTGCGCCAACCACTTTGTCCAGTACGGCGCCCTAGCCGGGCTCCAGGGCGGTAGCGAAGGGCCAAATTTCATCGTCGCTACGCTCCGAGAGCGGCGCGATGTGCTGGTCGACCTGCTGAATGCCATCCCGGGCATCAAGTGCTTCAAGCCGGAGGCAACCTTCTACGTTTTCCCCAACGTTACGGGGGCGATGCGGCGCACAGGGGTTGGGGATGTGGAAGAGTTTCGCAAGCTCTGCCTGCACGAGACCGGGGTAAGCTTCTGTACGCGGCGTCATTTCGGGCGTCCGCTGCCTGGCGAGACGGAACAGTACGTGAGGTTCGCCTACTCGGGGATCGATGGGCCCCTAATTAAGGAAGGGCTGGCCAAGCTTACTGATTTCCTTTATCGCTTTCCCTCCACGTAA